One Micromonospora eburnea genomic region harbors:
- a CDS encoding type II toxin-antitoxin system VapC family toxin: MIYLDSAAVIKLLRREQETPELVGWLNERVGMSMVSSALVEVEVPRALRRAAPQALVGVPSVLGRLYRVEIDAAVRAAAGAYAEPLLRSLDAIHLATAEILARQAGADFAAFVTYDRRLLDAAKAVGLPVASPGMN; this comes from the coding sequence GTGATCTACCTCGACTCCGCGGCGGTCATCAAGCTCCTTCGTCGGGAACAGGAGACCCCGGAGCTGGTCGGCTGGCTCAACGAGCGGGTCGGGATGTCGATGGTCTCGTCGGCTCTGGTCGAGGTGGAGGTGCCACGGGCCCTCCGTCGGGCTGCGCCGCAGGCGCTGGTCGGCGTTCCGTCGGTACTGGGGCGGCTCTACCGGGTCGAGATCGACGCGGCTGTCCGGGCCGCCGCCGGTGCCTACGCCGAGCCGCTGCTCCGCAGCCTGGACGCGATCCACCTGGCGACCGCGGAGATCCTGGCCCGCCAGGCGGGCGCCGACTTCGCCGCCTTCGTCACCTACGACCGGCGGCTGCTGGACGCGGCGAAGGCCGTGGGCCTGCCGGTGGCGAGCCCGGGCATGAACTGA
- a CDS encoding NuoB/complex I 20 kDa subunit family protein, translating to MGIEEKLPSGVLLTTVEKLVNWSRKSSVWGATFGLACCAIEMMAAGGPHYDMGRWGMEVFRASPRQADLMIVAGRVSQKMAPVLRQIYDQMAEPRWVLSMGVCASSGGMFNNYAIVQGVDHVVPVDMYLPGCPPRPEMLIDAVLKLREKIGHEPLGPNGRKMLEARKERGDVPVVPYGSMPSSYRNDKARRAEWTRAVREGREEQLRIENWMKAQNHLHPHGGPK from the coding sequence ATGGGCATCGAGGAGAAGCTTCCCTCCGGCGTCCTGCTCACCACCGTCGAGAAGCTGGTCAACTGGTCGCGGAAGTCGTCCGTCTGGGGCGCCACCTTCGGCCTGGCCTGCTGCGCCATCGAGATGATGGCGGCCGGTGGCCCGCACTACGACATGGGCCGCTGGGGCATGGAGGTCTTCCGGGCCTCGCCCCGGCAGGCGGACCTGATGATCGTGGCCGGCCGGGTGAGCCAGAAGATGGCCCCGGTCCTGCGCCAGATCTACGACCAGATGGCCGAGCCCCGCTGGGTGCTCTCCATGGGCGTCTGCGCCAGCAGCGGCGGCATGTTCAACAACTACGCCATCGTGCAGGGCGTCGACCACGTCGTCCCGGTCGACATGTACCTCCCGGGCTGCCCGCCCCGGCCCGAGATGCTCATCGACGCGGTCCTCAAGCTCCGCGAGAAGATCGGGCACGAGCCGCTGGGCCCGAACGGCCGCAAGATGCTGGAGGCCCGCAAGGAGCGCGGTGACGTGCCCGTGGTGCCGTACGGCTCGATGCCGTCGTCGTACCGCAACGACAAGGCCCGGCGTGCCGAGTGGACCAGGGCGGTCCGCGAGGGGCGCGAGGAGCAGTTGCGGATCGAGAACTGGATGAAGGCCCAGAACCACCTCCACCCGCACGGGGGCCCGAAGTGA
- the paaB gene encoding 1,2-phenylacetyl-CoA epoxidase subunit PaaB produces MSSKEQSPLWEVFVRARRGLSHTHVGSLHAPDAELALRNARDLYTRRQEGVSIWVVPASAITASSPDEKDAFFDPAADKVYRHPTFYPVPDGVAHL; encoded by the coding sequence ATGAGCAGCAAGGAGCAGTCGCCGCTCTGGGAGGTGTTCGTGCGGGCCCGGCGCGGGCTGTCGCACACCCACGTGGGCAGCCTGCACGCCCCCGACGCCGAGTTGGCCCTGCGTAACGCCCGGGACCTCTACACCCGCCGTCAGGAGGGTGTCTCCATCTGGGTGGTGCCGGCGAGCGCGATCACCGCGTCCAGCCCGGACGAGAAGGACGCCTTCTTCGACCCGGCGGCCGACAAGGTCTACCGCCACCCCACCTTCTACCCCGTGCCGGACGGGGTGGCGCACCTGTGA
- a CDS encoding demethylmenaquinone methyltransferase: MSRTPQGQRAGLDKQPHEVAAMFDGVAARYDVTNTVMTAGRDRAWRRATRAALDLRPGERVLDVGAGTGVSTEELGQSGAYVVGADISLGMLQAGRRTRPHVPLLAGDALRLPFPDATFDAVTISFAFRNVVDTQAALREFARVTRSGGRLVICELSHPTNPLFRTAYLSYLMRWLPTAARVVSSNPDAYVYLIESIRAWPDQAALAARIQEAGWGQVAWRNLTGGLAALHRAVRD, translated from the coding sequence ATGAGCCGTACCCCGCAGGGCCAGCGCGCTGGCCTGGACAAGCAGCCCCACGAGGTCGCCGCGATGTTCGACGGCGTGGCGGCTCGCTACGACGTGACGAACACGGTGATGACCGCCGGCCGGGACCGGGCCTGGCGCCGGGCCACCCGGGCGGCGCTCGATCTGCGCCCCGGGGAACGGGTGCTGGACGTGGGCGCGGGTACGGGAGTCTCCACCGAGGAACTGGGCCAGTCCGGCGCGTACGTGGTCGGCGCCGACATCTCCCTCGGCATGCTCCAGGCCGGTCGCCGGACCCGGCCGCACGTGCCGTTGCTGGCCGGCGACGCGCTGCGGCTGCCCTTCCCGGACGCCACCTTCGACGCGGTGACCATCTCCTTCGCGTTCCGCAACGTGGTCGACACCCAGGCGGCCCTGCGCGAGTTCGCCCGGGTGACCCGGTCGGGCGGTCGGCTGGTGATCTGTGAGTTGAGCCACCCGACCAACCCGCTGTTCCGCACCGCGTATTTGTCGTACCTGATGCGGTGGTTGCCGACCGCGGCCCGGGTGGTCTCCAGCAACCCCGACGCGTACGTCTATCTGATCGAGTCGATTCGGGCCTGGCCGGACCAGGCCGCCCTGGCGGCGCGGATCCAGGAGGCCGGCTGGGGGCAGGTCGCCTGGCGGAACCTGACCGGCGGGCTGGCGGCGCTGCACCGGGCGGTCCGGGACTGA
- the mqnC gene encoding cyclic dehypoxanthinyl futalosine synthase, with protein sequence MTVSREIDDILQRGADGGRITPEEALLLYTEAPFHALGEAADAVRRRRYPDNIVTYLIDRNINYTNVCVTACKFCAFYRAPKHKEGWTHPTEEILRRCGEAVELGATQVMLQGGHHPDYGVEYYEELFSAVKKAYPQLAIHSIGPSEILHMAKVSGVSLDEAIARIKTAGLDSIAGAGAEMLPDRPRRAIAPLKESGARWLEVMELAHRQGLESTATMMMGTGETNAERIEHLRMIRDVQDRTGGFRAFIPWTYQPENNHLKGRTQATTMEYLRLVAVARLFFETVPHLQASWLTTGKDVGQLALHMGVDDLGSIMLEENVISSAGARHRSNLHELISMIRTADRIPAQRDTLYHRLAVHWTPADDPTDDRVVSHFSSIALPGGGAGKSLPLVEVN encoded by the coding sequence GTGACGGTGAGCCGGGAGATCGACGACATCCTGCAGCGCGGCGCGGACGGCGGGCGGATCACGCCCGAGGAGGCCCTGCTGCTCTACACCGAGGCGCCCTTCCACGCGTTGGGCGAGGCCGCGGACGCGGTGCGCCGACGGCGCTACCCGGACAACATCGTCACGTACCTGATCGACCGCAACATCAACTACACGAACGTCTGCGTGACGGCGTGCAAGTTCTGCGCCTTCTACCGGGCGCCCAAGCACAAGGAGGGGTGGACCCACCCCACCGAGGAGATCCTGCGCCGCTGCGGCGAGGCGGTCGAGCTGGGCGCGACCCAGGTGATGCTCCAGGGCGGCCACCACCCGGACTACGGGGTGGAGTACTACGAGGAGCTGTTCTCGGCGGTCAAGAAGGCGTATCCGCAGCTCGCCATCCACTCGATCGGTCCGAGCGAGATCCTGCACATGGCCAAGGTCTCCGGGGTGAGCCTGGACGAGGCCATCGCCCGGATCAAGACCGCCGGGCTGGACTCGATCGCCGGCGCCGGCGCCGAGATGCTGCCGGACCGGCCGCGCCGGGCGATCGCCCCGCTGAAGGAGTCGGGCGCGCGCTGGCTGGAGGTCATGGAGCTGGCGCACCGGCAGGGCCTCGAATCGACGGCGACCATGATGATGGGCACCGGCGAGACCAACGCCGAGCGGATCGAGCACCTGCGGATGATCCGTGACGTGCAGGACCGCACCGGTGGCTTCCGGGCGTTCATCCCGTGGACGTACCAGCCGGAGAACAACCACCTCAAGGGCCGTACCCAGGCGACCACCATGGAATACCTGCGGCTGGTCGCGGTGGCCCGGCTGTTCTTCGAGACGGTGCCGCACCTCCAGGCGTCCTGGCTGACCACCGGCAAGGATGTCGGCCAGCTCGCGCTGCACATGGGCGTGGACGACCTCGGCTCGATCATGCTGGAGGAGAACGTCATCTCCTCGGCCGGCGCCCGGCACCGGTCCAACCTGCACGAGCTGATCAGCATGATCCGCACCGCCGACCGGATCCCGGCCCAGCGGGACACCCTCTACCACCGGCTCGCGGTGCACTGGACGCCGGCCGACGACCCGACCGACGACCGGGTGGTCTCGCACTTCTCGTCGATCGCCCTGCCGGGCGGCGGGGCGGGGAAGTCGTTGCCGCTCGTCGAGGTGAACTGA
- the paaD gene encoding 1,2-phenylacetyl-CoA epoxidase subunit PaaD — translation MSDAREAVAAVVDPEIRVVTIDELGILRSVDEDPATGRVVVTITPTYTGCPAMDVIRADIRRALAAAGHPDAEIRTVHAPAWSTDWISERGRAKLAAAGIAPPAPTRAGNVVSLTLAVRCPRCGSPDTEQVSRFGSTACKALWRCRSCSEPFDHLKAL, via the coding sequence GTGAGTGACGCGCGGGAGGCCGTGGCGGCGGTGGTGGACCCGGAGATCCGGGTCGTCACCATCGACGAGCTGGGCATCCTCCGCTCGGTGGACGAGGACCCGGCGACCGGCCGAGTGGTCGTCACCATCACCCCCACCTACACCGGCTGCCCGGCGATGGACGTGATCCGCGCCGACATCCGCCGGGCGTTGGCCGCCGCCGGTCACCCGGACGCCGAGATCCGCACCGTGCACGCCCCGGCGTGGAGCACGGACTGGATCTCGGAGCGCGGCCGGGCCAAGCTCGCCGCCGCCGGGATCGCCCCGCCCGCGCCGACCCGGGCGGGGAACGTCGTGTCGCTGACCCTCGCCGTCCGTTGCCCACGCTGTGGCTCCCCGGACACCGAGCAGGTCAGCCGCTTCGGCTCGACCGCGTGCAAGGCACTGTGGCGCTGCCGTTCCTGCTCCGAACCCTTCGACCACCTGAAGGCGCTGTGA
- a CDS encoding geranylgeranyl reductase family protein yields the protein MTAVEHDADVIVVGAGPGGSATAYHLARHGVRVLLLEKTEFPREKVCGDGLTPRAVRQLVRMGVDTSPEAGWLHNKGLRVIGGGVRLELDWPDLASFPNYGLVRTRLDFDDLLAQRAVAAGAKLRTSVNVMGPVLDADDRVIGVRAEVGPEKEPATFHAPLVVAADGVSGRFPLALGLAKREDRPIGVAVRRYYRSPARHDDNYLESWLELRAKGNDALLPGYGWIFGLGDGRVNVGLGILNSSSAFGKTNYRRLLTDWLANTPEEWGMTDETNAEGPILGAALPMGFNRVPHYTRGVLLVGDSGGMVNPFNGEGIAYAMESGELAAEVAVQALARSAAAERERALQAYPQELKARFGGYYRLGGIFVKLIGRPEIMRLATKHGMPHPTLMRFVLKLLANLTDPRGGDAMDRVINAMTKVAPAV from the coding sequence ATGACCGCGGTGGAGCACGACGCCGACGTGATCGTCGTGGGCGCCGGTCCCGGCGGATCGGCAACCGCGTACCACCTGGCGCGGCACGGCGTACGCGTGCTGCTGCTGGAGAAGACCGAGTTTCCCCGGGAGAAGGTCTGCGGCGACGGGCTCACCCCGCGCGCCGTGCGGCAGCTCGTCCGGATGGGTGTGGACACCTCGCCCGAGGCCGGCTGGCTGCACAACAAGGGCCTCCGGGTGATCGGCGGCGGGGTACGCCTGGAACTGGACTGGCCCGACCTGGCCAGCTTCCCCAACTACGGCCTGGTCCGGACCCGGCTCGACTTCGACGACCTGCTCGCCCAGCGGGCCGTCGCCGCCGGGGCGAAGCTGCGGACCAGCGTCAACGTGATGGGTCCGGTGCTCGACGCCGACGACCGGGTGATCGGGGTGCGGGCCGAGGTGGGTCCGGAGAAGGAGCCGGCCACCTTCCACGCCCCGCTGGTGGTCGCCGCGGACGGCGTCTCCGGCCGCTTCCCGCTCGCCCTCGGCCTGGCCAAGCGGGAGGACCGGCCGATCGGCGTGGCGGTCCGCCGCTACTACCGCTCGCCGGCTCGGCACGACGACAACTACCTGGAGTCGTGGCTGGAGCTGCGGGCCAAGGGCAATGACGCGCTGCTCCCCGGCTACGGGTGGATCTTCGGTCTGGGCGACGGCCGGGTCAACGTCGGCCTCGGCATCCTCAACTCGTCCTCCGCCTTCGGCAAGACCAACTACCGGCGGCTGCTCACCGACTGGCTGGCCAACACCCCCGAGGAGTGGGGGATGACCGACGAGACCAACGCGGAGGGTCCGATCCTCGGCGCCGCGCTGCCGATGGGCTTCAACCGGGTGCCGCACTACACCCGCGGGGTGCTGCTGGTCGGCGACTCCGGCGGCATGGTCAACCCGTTCAACGGCGAGGGCATCGCGTACGCGATGGAGTCGGGCGAACTGGCCGCCGAGGTGGCGGTGCAGGCGCTCGCCCGGTCCGCCGCTGCCGAGCGGGAGCGGGCGCTGCAGGCGTACCCGCAGGAGCTGAAGGCCCGCTTCGGCGGCTACTACCGGCTCGGCGGGATCTTCGTGAAGCTGATCGGCCGCCCGGAGATCATGCGGCTGGCCACCAAGCACGGCATGCCGCACCCGACGCTGATGCGCTTCGTGCTCAAGCTGCTGGCCAACCTGACCGACCCCCGGGGCGGGGACGCGATGGACCGGGTCATCAACGCGATGACGAAGGTGGCGCCAGCCGTGTAG
- a CDS encoding NADH-quinone oxidoreductase subunit C: protein MSATDDRTNNGGVPVPVTPAGATSGAPAEHPPASPAGRGMFGVHGSGDVSGYGGLVRPRKAIEESPRPYGGYFDEVRDALEEAYPQFGDAIEKVVVDRGELTLHVRPERIAEVCQVMRDDLALRFELCSSVSGVDYLGAEERRLHVVYQLTSMTYRRRVRLEAAVSAENPHLPSVTSVYPTADWQEREAYDMFGIVFDGHPNLTRILMPDDWEGHPQRKDYPLGGVPVEYKGAEIPPPDRRRSYQ, encoded by the coding sequence GTGAGCGCAACTGACGACAGGACCAACAACGGCGGTGTGCCGGTGCCGGTCACCCCGGCCGGGGCCACCAGCGGTGCGCCGGCCGAGCACCCGCCGGCCAGCCCCGCCGGCCGTGGCATGTTCGGCGTGCACGGCAGCGGCGACGTCTCCGGCTACGGCGGCCTGGTCCGCCCGCGCAAGGCGATCGAGGAGAGCCCCCGGCCGTACGGCGGCTACTTCGACGAGGTCCGGGACGCGCTGGAGGAGGCGTACCCCCAGTTCGGCGACGCGATCGAGAAGGTCGTGGTCGACCGGGGCGAGCTGACCCTGCACGTCCGCCCGGAGCGGATCGCCGAGGTCTGCCAGGTGATGCGCGACGATCTGGCGCTGCGTTTCGAGCTCTGCTCGTCGGTGTCCGGCGTGGACTACCTGGGCGCCGAGGAGCGCCGGCTGCACGTGGTCTACCAGCTCACCTCGATGACCTACCGGCGTCGGGTCCGGCTGGAGGCCGCCGTCTCCGCCGAGAACCCGCACCTGCCGAGCGTCACCAGCGTCTACCCGACCGCCGACTGGCAGGAGCGGGAGGCGTACGACATGTTCGGCATCGTCTTCGACGGCCACCCCAACCTGACCCGGATCCTCATGCCGGACGACTGGGAGGGGCACCCGCAGCGCAAGGACTACCCCCTCGGCGGTGTGCCCGTCGAGTACAAGGGCGCGGAGATCCCGCCACCGGACCGTCGGAGGTCGTACCAGTGA
- a CDS encoding NADH-quinone oxidoreductase subunit A — MTLSPYAPIIGLFALAAAFALISVAGARLAGPRRLNKAKLEAYECGIEPSPQPVGGGRFPIKFYLTAMLFIVFDIEIIFLYPWAVSFDVLPIFGFVEMVLFIVAVFVAYAYVWRRGGLDWD, encoded by the coding sequence ATGACGCTCTCGCCTTACGCACCGATCATCGGGCTGTTCGCCCTCGCCGCGGCGTTCGCGCTGATCTCCGTGGCCGGTGCCCGACTCGCCGGTCCCCGGCGTCTGAACAAGGCCAAGCTCGAGGCGTACGAGTGCGGCATCGAGCCGAGCCCGCAGCCGGTCGGCGGCGGCCGGTTCCCGATCAAGTTCTACCTGACGGCGATGCTTTTCATCGTCTTCGACATCGAGATCATCTTCCTTTACCCCTGGGCGGTCTCCTTCGACGTCCTGCCGATCTTCGGCTTCGTGGAGATGGTCCTGTTCATCGTCGCGGTCTTCGTCGCCTACGCCTACGTCTGGCGGCGCGGCGGCCTGGACTGGGACTGA
- the paaE gene encoding 1,2-phenylacetyl-CoA epoxidase subunit PaaE, with the protein MTVTITRPVRRRPVFHPLPVAAVDRLTDDAVAITFAVPEELRETFAFSAGQHLTVRRPAEGGEDVRRSYSICSTPEELARHGRLRIGVREIPGGAFSAYACGALRGGDTVEVLPPLGHFTTAFAPDRARHYGAVVAGSGITPVLSLVATALAVEPASTFTLVYGNRTANSVMFAEELADLKDRYPTRLHLVHVLSREMGESPLLSGRIDAERLTRLLDTIVPGDAIEEWFLCGPYGMVVDAKAVLAARGLPDAAVHTELFHVDAPPEPVRRPVAEPGAGTEVTIVLDGRSSSFTMGRDERVLDAALKVRGELPYACKGGVCSTCKAKVVAGEVTMARNYALEPDEMAAGYVLTCQSSPLTDELTVDYDA; encoded by the coding sequence GTGACTGTCACCATCACCCGACCGGTCCGCCGCCGGCCGGTCTTCCACCCGCTTCCCGTCGCCGCCGTCGACCGGCTCACCGACGACGCCGTGGCGATCACCTTCGCCGTACCCGAGGAGCTGCGGGAGACGTTCGCGTTCTCCGCCGGCCAGCACCTCACGGTCCGGCGTCCCGCCGAAGGCGGGGAGGACGTGCGGCGGTCGTACTCGATCTGCTCCACGCCGGAGGAGCTGGCCCGGCACGGCCGGCTGCGGATCGGGGTGCGGGAGATTCCCGGTGGCGCCTTCTCCGCGTACGCCTGTGGGGCGCTGCGCGGCGGCGACACCGTCGAGGTGCTGCCCCCGCTCGGGCATTTCACCACGGCGTTCGCGCCGGACCGGGCCCGGCACTACGGCGCGGTGGTCGCCGGCTCCGGGATCACCCCGGTGCTCTCGCTGGTCGCGACGGCGCTGGCCGTCGAGCCGGCCAGCACCTTCACCCTGGTGTACGGCAACCGCACCGCGAACTCGGTGATGTTCGCCGAGGAGCTGGCCGACCTGAAGGACCGGTATCCGACCCGGCTGCACCTGGTGCACGTGCTGTCCCGGGAGATGGGTGAATCGCCGCTGCTCTCCGGGCGGATCGACGCCGAGCGGCTGACCCGGTTGCTGGACACCATCGTCCCCGGCGACGCCATCGAGGAGTGGTTCCTCTGTGGCCCGTACGGGATGGTGGTGGATGCCAAGGCGGTGCTCGCCGCCCGGGGTCTGCCGGATGCGGCGGTGCACACCGAGCTGTTCCACGTCGACGCCCCGCCGGAGCCGGTCCGCCGCCCCGTGGCCGAGCCCGGTGCCGGCACCGAGGTGACGATCGTGCTGGACGGGCGCTCGTCGAGCTTCACCATGGGGCGGGACGAGCGGGTGCTGGACGCGGCGCTGAAGGTCCGCGGCGAGCTGCCGTACGCCTGCAAGGGCGGGGTCTGCTCGACCTGCAAGGCCAAGGTGGTCGCCGGCGAGGTGACCATGGCCCGCAACTACGCGCTGGAGCCGGACGAGATGGCCGCCGGGTACGTGCTCACCTGCCAGTCCAGCCCGCTGACGGACGAGCTCACCGTCGACTACGACGCCTGA
- the paaC gene encoding 1,2-phenylacetyl-CoA epoxidase subunit PaaC, whose translation MTSLFDYTLGLGDDALIAAQRLGEWTSRAPEMEEDIALANIALDQLGAARLLLTYAGELEGAGRDEDALAYLRDDREFRNCLLVELPNGDFAVTMAKLFFLAAYQLPRYTALAGCADERLAAIGAKARKESAYHLDHAALWVKRLGDGTEESHRRMQVAVEQVWPYTHELFAADPAAPVDPATLRADFDTCVDAVLAEATLTRPADGWQPGGGRDGVHTEHLSYLLAEMQVLHRAHPGAKW comes from the coding sequence GTGACCAGCCTCTTCGACTACACCCTCGGCCTCGGCGACGACGCGCTGATCGCGGCGCAGCGGCTCGGCGAGTGGACCTCCCGTGCGCCGGAGATGGAGGAGGACATCGCGCTGGCGAACATCGCCCTCGACCAGCTCGGCGCGGCCCGCCTCCTGCTCACGTACGCGGGTGAGCTGGAGGGCGCCGGCCGGGACGAGGACGCGCTGGCGTACCTGCGCGACGACCGGGAGTTCCGCAACTGCCTCCTGGTCGAGCTGCCCAACGGCGACTTCGCGGTCACCATGGCGAAGCTGTTCTTCCTGGCCGCGTACCAGCTTCCGCGCTACACCGCGTTGGCCGGGTGCGCCGACGAGCGGCTCGCCGCGATCGGCGCGAAGGCACGCAAGGAGTCCGCGTACCACCTGGACCACGCCGCGCTGTGGGTGAAGCGGCTCGGCGACGGCACCGAGGAGTCGCACCGCCGGATGCAGGTCGCGGTCGAGCAGGTGTGGCCGTACACCCACGAGCTGTTCGCGGCGGACCCGGCGGCGCCGGTCGACCCGGCCACCCTGCGGGCCGACTTCGACACATGCGTGGACGCCGTGCTGGCCGAGGCGACGCTGACCAGGCCCGCGGACGGCTGGCAGCCCGGTGGGGGCCGGGACGGCGTGCACACCGAGCACCTGTCGTACCTGCTGGCCGAGATGCAGGTGTTGCACCGCGCCCACCCCGGAGCAAAGTGGTGA
- the paaA gene encoding 1,2-phenylacetyl-CoA epoxidase subunit PaaA, which yields MYGNDFAPLEDGPGGGLLGEVEAAEAALREAAARARHGGPAPDDDLDAYFTDVIAADQKIEPRDWMPEAYRKTLIRQIAQHAHSEIIGMQPEGNWISRAPSLKRKAILLAKVQDEAGHGLYLYAAAETLGVSRDELVELLLNGRQKYSSIFNYPTLTWADVGAIGWLVDGAAIVNQVPLCRCSYGPYARAMIRVCKEESFHQRQGYEILHTLAHGTPAQKAMAQDAIDRWWYPSLAMFGPPDGDSTHSAQSMAWKIKRFSNDELRQRFVDMCVQQAEILGLTLPDPDLRWNDERQAYDFTQPDYDELMRVIKGNGPCNRQRMAHRRRAHDEGAWVREAAAAYAAKRAEEQKEKVAA from the coding sequence ATGTATGGCAACGACTTCGCCCCGCTCGAGGACGGTCCGGGCGGCGGCCTGCTCGGCGAGGTGGAGGCGGCGGAGGCGGCCCTGCGTGAGGCGGCGGCCCGCGCCCGGCACGGCGGGCCCGCCCCGGACGACGACCTCGACGCTTACTTCACCGACGTGATCGCGGCCGATCAGAAGATCGAGCCACGCGACTGGATGCCGGAGGCGTACCGGAAGACGCTGATCCGGCAGATCGCCCAGCACGCGCACTCCGAGATCATCGGCATGCAGCCGGAGGGGAACTGGATCAGTCGGGCCCCCTCGCTGAAACGCAAGGCGATCCTGCTGGCCAAGGTGCAGGACGAGGCCGGCCACGGCCTCTACCTCTACGCCGCGGCCGAGACGCTGGGTGTCAGCCGGGACGAGCTGGTGGAACTGCTGCTGAACGGCCGGCAGAAGTACAGCTCGATCTTCAACTACCCCACGCTGACCTGGGCGGACGTGGGCGCTATCGGCTGGCTGGTCGACGGCGCGGCGATTGTCAACCAGGTGCCGCTGTGCCGCTGCTCCTACGGCCCGTACGCGCGGGCGATGATCCGGGTCTGCAAGGAGGAGTCGTTCCACCAGCGCCAGGGCTACGAGATCCTGCACACGCTGGCCCACGGCACCCCGGCGCAGAAGGCGATGGCCCAGGACGCGATCGACCGCTGGTGGTATCCGTCGCTGGCGATGTTCGGGCCGCCGGACGGCGACTCGACCCACTCCGCCCAGTCGATGGCCTGGAAGATCAAGCGGTTCTCCAACGACGAACTGCGCCAGCGCTTCGTCGACATGTGCGTGCAGCAGGCCGAGATCCTCGGGCTCACCCTGCCCGACCCCGACCTGCGCTGGAACGACGAGCGGCAGGCGTACGACTTCACCCAGCCCGACTACGACGAGCTGATGCGGGTGATCAAGGGCAACGGGCCGTGCAACCGGCAGCGGATGGCGCACCGGCGCCGCGCCCACGACGAGGGCGCCTGGGTACGCGAGGCCGCCGCGGCGTACGCCGCGAAGCGGGCGGAGGAACAGAAGGAGAAGGTTGCCGCATGA
- a CDS encoding type II toxin-antitoxin system Phd/YefM family antitoxin encodes MEQIAVRELNQHTSRVLARVRAGETVEVTDRGEPIARLVPILAGDALLGRLVAEGRATAPSSAGPVPMPPVLGDPAVDVAAVLAESRDEERW; translated from the coding sequence ATGGAGCAGATCGCGGTCCGGGAGCTGAACCAGCACACGAGCCGGGTGTTGGCGCGGGTGCGCGCCGGCGAGACGGTCGAGGTGACCGATCGGGGCGAACCGATCGCTCGCCTGGTCCCGATCCTGGCGGGTGACGCGCTTCTCGGCCGTCTGGTGGCCGAGGGCCGGGCGACGGCCCCGTCCTCGGCCGGACCGGTGCCGATGCCGCCGGTACTCGGCGACCCCGCCGTCGATGTCGCGGCCGTCCTGGCCGAGTCGCGGGACGAGGAGCGTTGGTGA